Proteins co-encoded in one Fusarium fujikuroi IMI 58289 draft genome, chromosome FFUJ_chr06 genomic window:
- a CDS encoding related to molybdopterin biosynthesis protein moeA has translation MATTYISARLELEKTARVITESQDVSTRIESVSIEEAAGRVSACDHYCTISTPEFDTSAMDGYAICSESTKSASADHPVFFCVKGTIAAGDDSFTLASFHTLDEPQPCFEIMTGGRFPEGVLGEVFDACVKVEDATRTIAKEAGLGTCIAIRKPVPRYANRRFAGEDIQKGDLVMEKGITIRTSHIMPLASVGIHKVQVRKKPRVCTWSTGNELTSPKSHIRDVNGVYLTAASKEAGANATFGGSITDEVDAIVHTIKSQLESPAVDILITSGGVSVGKFDYVRQALEILGATIVFHGVAVRPGHPVLFALLPSARGEIAFFGLPGNPGAAAACFKFLTVPYMRYLMGQQPEKPVLARLEDPQLGSSLRKSIMDAPNRGLNCDRFRPGVLQMIGDKGLTVHEAAGAFGPAKMAPFVQANCWIHIKANEVMEMGQMVSCYPMSEFPVS, from the coding sequence ATGGCGACAACATATATCTCTGCACGCTTGGAATTGGAGAAAACTGCTCGTGTGATTACAGAAAGTCAAGATGTATCGACAAGAATCGAGTCGGTATCGATAGAAGAGGCAGCCGGTCGCGTCTCAGCATGCGATCACTACTGTaccatctcaacaccagagTTCGACACATCCGCAATGGATGGCTACGCAATTTGCTCAGAAAGCACAAAATCAGCCTCTGCAGACCACCCGGTCTTCTTTTGCGTCAAAGGAACAATCGCTGCTGGCGATGACTCTTTCACTCTGGCTTCGTTTCATACGCTAGATGAACCCCAGCCTTGTTTCGAGATCATGACAGGGGGACGATTTCCAGAGGGTGTACTTGGGGAGGTTTTCGATGCATGCGTCAAGGTCGAAGACGCTACCAGGACTATTGCAAAAGAGGCAGGGCTCGGGACGTGTATTGCTATCAGAAAGCCAGTACCGAGATACGCCAATCGTCGGTTTGCCGGTGAAGACATCCAGAAAGGTGATCTAGTGATGGAGAAGGGAATCACTATCCGGACATCGCACATCATGCCCCTCGCTTCCGTTGGAATCCATAAGGTCCAGGTGCGGAAGAAGCCGCGAGTATGTACCTGGTCAACCGGCAATGAGTTGACCTCGCCAAAGTCTCATATCAGAGATGTCAATGGAGTATACCTGACGGCAGCATCAAAAGAAGCTGGGGCCAATGCAACCTTTGGCGGCTCAATTACAGACGAAGTGGATGCTATCGTTCACACCATAAAAAGCCAATTGGAATCACCAGCGGTGGATATCCTCATTACAAGTGGAGGCGTATCCGTTGGTAAGTTCGATTACGTCCGTCAGGCACTGGAAATCCTTGGTGCAACTATCGTGTTCCACGGCGTAGCTGTCCGTCCAGGCCACCCGGTTCTCTTCGCACTACTGCCTTCGGCCAGGGGCGAGATCGCGTTCTTTGGACTACCAGGAAACCCTGGTGCAGCCGCAGCCTGCTTCAAATTCTTGACTGTCCCGTATATGCGCTATCTCATGGGTCAACAGCCGGAGAAACCTGTGCTTGCGCGCTTGGAGGACCCCCAGCTAGGTAGTTCATTACGGAAGAGCATCATGGATGCGCCCAACAGAGGACTCAACTGCGACAGGTTCCGACCTGGAGTTCTGCAAATGATAGGTGACAAGGGGCTTACAGTTCACGAAGCTGCTGGGGCATTTGGTCCAGCTAAGATGGCGCCTTTCGTGCAGGCAAATTGTTGGATTCACATCAAGGCAAATGAGGTCATGGAGATGGGACAGATGGTATCTTGTTATCCCATGAGTGAATTTCCGGTATCCTGA
- a CDS encoding related to heterokaryon incompatibility protein (het-6OR allele): MSSDIFQYKPLEHRHSFRLLHLEPSLDHSADLKGWLHHATLSDYNYDLIEPYTSLSYVWGDASHKGVIHLGGRAMEITASLDAALSDMRDRSRVFRNWADALCIVQSNNTEKGVQVAIMGRIYSTAHHTVIHLGKSPQGFEKLVKDLKQGQPQNLTPLEDMNSGRYGAFFEAPLSKILSCRRGIGATDPRDIIFGHLNVVSGRDRCDRFIKVDYDRDLAHVWVDAARHFLDAPGIESLLLHAMNLSPFKSPEIPSWCPRWSRL; this comes from the exons ATGTCTTCTGACATATTTCAGTACAAACCCCTCGAGCACCGACATTCTTTCCGACTCCTGCATCTGGAGCCTAGTCTCGACCACAGCGCAGATCTCAAGGGCTGGTTGCATCATGCTACACTCTCTGATTACAACTATGACCTGATCGAACCATACACTTCTCTATCCTACGTCTGGGGCGATGCAAGCCACAAGGGCGTGATACACCTAGGTGGTAGAGCCATGGAGATCACTGCCAGCCTGGATGCTGCTCTTAGTGACATGCGCGATAGGAGTCGAGTTTTTCGGAACTGGGCAGATGCTTTGTGCATCGTTCAGTCAAATAATACTGAAAAGGGTGTGCAAGTCGCCATAATGGGGAGGATATACTCCACTGCGCATCATACTGTAATTCATCTGGGAAAATCGCCTCAGGGATTCGAGAAGCTGGTCAAAGATCTCAAG CAAGGCCAGCCTCAAAACCTAACGCCGTTGGAGGACATGAACAGCGGACGATACGGTGCGTTTTTTGAGGCACCACTATCTAAGATTCTTTCCTGTCGGAGAGGAATCGGAGCCACTGATCCTCGAGATATCATATTTGGTCACTTGAATGTTGTATCGGGTCGAGATAGGTGTGATAGGTTTATCAAGGTCGATTACGATAGAGATCTTGCGCACGTGTGGGTTGATGCTGCTCGGCATTTCTTGGATGCTCCAGGTATCGAGAGTCTTCTTTTGCATGCCATGAACCTTTCTCCATTCAAATCCCCCGAGATTCCTTCTTGGTGTCCCCGCTGGTCTAGACTATAG
- a CDS encoding related to beta transducin-like protein: MWLINTKTYKLENFVNPPCTYSILSHTWEGDEVLFQDMESLPHARSKTGWKKIEMTCEASRQANISHSWIDTCCIDKRSSAELSEAINSMFAWYKQSSVCYVYLSDLVFPRSPVDTEIPKSYAAVAFSKLEHELKTCRWFTRGWTLQELIAPGQVMFHDQNWNRIGSRAPGSDVRFIKVLEELTGIPSPVLEYKTDIATIPVAQRMSWAASRETTRIEDIAYCLLGIFDVNMPLLYGEGSKSFFRLQEEIVKNHDDLSLFAWKQDAASYGIGILRGCFANSPAEFAHWLNAHIEVNGFESGMEVTSKNVKLDGRVLKQEDYPAGIGHGVDCIFDLGVTDPDDDYFSLGILLASSSRGITHFRFKPCELIKLPPSKVLLHKDDYYDDYHSHNIYWEEKQVREELERKSISIRKSITVQEIRMMGHHQKPVFKIHWNKDVLKVLKSVNGQSTKEYIPSFECHPSSASHEDGTLIWVTDFELQIYPEHRVSFVLVNGLHLESHGYRPATGFGQAKLPRPVFWALLLGEGRAYVTSEREEWDDQSTVIEILDEIDEDISEIVRQIKRMDHHERGIFVRESLMERHSDEVGHLFDKGLARLVRVLSPLSGILPSCDVWIETEHNLLGDYGELEINIGPCHKS, encoded by the coding sequence ATGTGGCTCATCAATACCAAAACCTACAAATTGGAGAACTTCGTTAATCCGCCATGTACCTACTCCATTCTGTCTCACACGTGGGAAGGAGACGAAGTTCTTTTTCAAGACATGGAGAGCCTACCTCACGCACGAAGCAAGACAGGATGGAAAAAGATAGAAATGACCTGCGAAGCATCTCGACAAGCCAATATCTCTCACAGCTGGATTGATACCTGTTGCATCGATAAAAGAAGTAGCGCTGAGCTGAGCGAGGCTATCAACTCCATGTTTGCGTGGTATAAGCAGTCTTCGGTATGCTACGTTTACCTCTCCGACTTGGTCTTCCCGCGCTCGCCGGTTGACACGGAAATCCCTAAGTCATATGCAGCTGTGGCTTTTTCTAAACTCGAACATGAACTCAAGACTTGTCGATGGTTCACTAGAGGTTGGACTCTTCAAGAGTTGATTGCCCCCGGCCAGGTTATGTTTCACGACCAAAATTGGAATCGCATCGGGTCAAGGGCTCCAGGATCAGACGTTCGATTCATCAAGGTCCTAGAAGAGCTGACAGGCATACCAAGTCCAGTACTGGAATACAAGACAGATATTGCCACCATCCCGGTTGCACAAAGAATGTCTTGGGCGGCCAGTAGAGAAACAACCCGGATTGAGGACATTGCCTATTGTCTTCTAGGGATTTTCGATGTCAATATGCCTCTTCTCTACGGAGAAGGTTCGAAGTCCTTTTTTCGGCTACAGGAAGAAATTGTAAAGAACCACGACGATCTCAGCCTTTTTGCTTGGAAGCAAGACGCCGCATCGTATGGCATCGGTATACTTCGAGGGTGCTTTGCGAATTCACCTGCTGAGTTCGCCCACTGGCTGAACGCTCATATCGAGGTGAATGGTTTCGAATCTGGTATGGAAGTCACCAGCAAAAATGTCAAGTTGGACGGTCGAGTCCTCAAACAGGAAGACTACCCAGCAGGCATTGGGCACGGTGTGGATTGTATATTTGACTTGGGTGTAACGGACCCTGATGATGATTATTTTTCTCTTGGAATCCTTCTAGCGAGCTCAAGCCGGGGTATCACTCACTTTCGATTCAAGCCTTGTGAACTAATCAAGTTACCACCAAGCAAAGTCTTGCTTCACAAAGATGACTACTATGACGATTACCATTCTCACAATATCTATTGGGAAGAAAAACAGGTGCGAGAAGAGTTGGAGCGAAAATCTATCTCTATCAGAAAATCTATTACAGTACAAGAAATTCGCATGATGGGTCATCATCAAAAGCCTGTATTCAAGATCCATTGGAACAAAGACGTCTTGAAGGTCCTCAAGTCTGTCAATGGCCAGAGCACCAAGGAGTATATACCTTCTTTTGAATGTCACCCAAGTTCTGCGTCACACGAAGATGGGACACTTATATGGGTCACCGATTTTGAGCTACAAATTTACCCCGAACACCGCGTCTCATTTGTGCTTGTGAACGGACTACATTTGGAATCCCATGGTTATCGGCCAGCGACTGGCTTCGGCCAGGCAAAACTGCCCCGTCCAGTCTTCTGGGCACTTCTGCTCGGCGAAGGGCGAGCTTACGTTACAAGCGAAAGAGAGGAGTGGGATGACCAATCAACTGTGATTGAGATACTGGATGAAATCGATGAGGACATTTCTGAGATAGTGAGGCAGATCAAGCGGATGGATCACCATGAGAGAGGAATATTTGTCCGCGAAAGTTTGATGGAACGTCACAGTGATGAAGTGGGACACTTGTTTGATAAAGGTCTGGCTAGGCTCGTAAGGGTTCTTTCGCCTCTTAGCGGGATTTTACCTAGTTGCGATGTATGGATAGAAACTGAGCATAACCTGTTGGGTGATTATGGGGAGCTTGAAATCAACATTGGGCCATGCCATAAATCATGA
- a CDS encoding probable thioredoxin peroxidase, mitochondrial isoform: MASFIPRSIPSISALPKRANWAPATMPPLAQPMARRFLATTTQEQPRLRLGSTGTMNASQLRKPCTDALTAPNFKALTTHGEINFHKYIDNTWTILFSHPADFTPVCTTELGAFAKLKPEFDKRGVKMIGLSANDLGSHDKWVDDINEVSNTNLQFPIIADADRKVAFLYDMISQQDLDNIAEKGIAFTIRSVFVIDPSKKIRLTMMYPASTGRNSAEVLRVIDSLQTGDKKGVVTPIDWQVGDDVIVPPSVSTEDARKKFGDVREVKPYLRFTKA; encoded by the exons ATGGCATCCTTCATTCCCCGAAGTATCCCAAGTATCAGCGCCCTCCCAAAGAGGGCCAATTGGGCTCCTGCTACCATGCCGCCTCTAGCACAGCCCATGGCGCGTAGATTCCTTGCGACGACGACTCAAGAACAGCCTCGTCTGCGATTGGGGTCAACTGGTACTATGAACGCCTCCCAACTGCGAAAACCATGCACTGACGCCTTGACAGCCCCCAATTTCAAGGCGCTTACTACTCACGGCGAGATTAACTTTCACAAGTACATCGACAACACCTGGACCATTCTGTTCTCTCACCCCGCGGACTTCACTCCAGTTTGCACCACTGAGCTCGGTGCCTTCGCAAAGCTGAAGCCAGAGTTTGATAAGAGAGGAGTCAAGATGATTGGGCTG AGCGCCAATGACCTTGGCTCTCACGACAAGTGGGTAGACGACATCAACGAAGTCTCAAACACAAACCTCCAGTTCCCCATCATTGCCGACGCAGACCGCAAAGTCGCCTTCCTATACGATATGATCAGCCAACAAGATCTCGATAACATCGCCGAGAAAGGTATTGCCTTCACCATCCGCTCAGTCTTTGTCATCGACCCCTCCAAGAAGATCCgactgacgatgatgtaTCCTGCTTCAACTGGTCGAAACTCAGCTGAGGTCCTGCGTGTCATTGATTCTCTTCAGACTGGTGATAAGAAAGGTGTTGTTACGCCGATTGATTGGCAGGTCGGTGATGATGTTATCGTTCCGCCTTCTGTTTCGACGGAGGATGCGAGGAAGAAGTTTGGTGATGTTAGGGAGGTGAAGCCTTACTTGAGATTTACTAAGGCTTAG
- a CDS encoding related to 5-methylcytosine G/T mismatch-specific DNA glycosylase, translated as MDNQTDTLKLQTHRRVTRSMVKNDVSDTKPIKTEKRRTTSRKLPSGVVLSASRIPPISRERFGLIQETVGTDLYQLLVAAVLWNRTRGSQARPVFQELISQYPTPTHLAEASFSDLADLIRPIGLYNSRAARFIAFAKSWLDKPPHKSRRYRKLHYPLQGDGLGIGKDEVLDEDDVRQGWEVAHLPSLGPYAIDSYRIFHRDMLRGLADDWNGLNAVRGFEPEWKRVVPLDKELRAYLRWMWLKEGWIWDPETGNKIKASEERMERERDRSRSLSPEGFRARKQ; from the coding sequence ATGGACAACCAGACCGATACCCTCAAATTACAGACTCATCGACGTGTTACCCGCTCCATGGTCAAAAACGATGTGAGTGACACAAAACCCATCAAAACTGAGAAACGTAGGACAACATCACGAAAACTACCCTCTGGAGTCGTACTCTCGGCATCTCGAATCCCTCCAATCTCCAGGGAGCGTTTCGGTCTGATCCAAGAAACCGTCGGAACAGATCTGTACCAACTCCTCGTTGCAGCCGTTCTCTGGAACAGGACTCGTGGATCCCAAGCCCGCCCAGTTTTTCAAGAGCTCATATCTCAGTACCCAACGCCAACCCACCTCGCAGAAGCAAGTTTCTCCGATCTCGCAGATCTCATCCGTCCAATCGGACTCTACAACTCCCGTGCCGCTCGGTTCATCGCCTTTGCCAAGTCATGGCTTGACAAACCACCCCATAAATCAAGGCGGTACAGAAAGCTGCATTATCCCCTGCAGGGAGATGGTTTAGGCATTGGCAAGGATGAAGTcttggatgaagatgatgtgaGACAGGGCTGGGAGGTGGCGCATTTGCCGTCCCTTGGTCCGTACGCGATTGATAGCTATCGGATCTTCCACCGAGACATGCTGAGGGGTTTAGCCGATGATTGGAATGGCTTGAATGCAGTGCGGGGGTTTGAGCCCGAGTGGAAGAGGGTCGTGCCACTTGACAAAGAGCTGAGGGCTTATTTGCGATGGATGTGGCTGAAGGAGGGCTGGATATGGGATCCGGAAACTGGCAATAAGATTAAAGCTTCTGAAGAAAGGATGGAAAGAGAGCGCGATCGGTCAAGAAGTTTGTCTCCCGAGGGATTTCGAGCACGAAAGCAATGA